The sequence below is a genomic window from Candidatus Polarisedimenticolia bacterium.
CGACCCCGCCGATCCGTCGGCCGGGACGCACTCGAATCGCACCTACGGCGTCGATCTGAACCTGTCGGTCCTGCAGAACCTCAAGTTCGGCGGGTCGATCCTGCAGACCCGCACGCCCGGGCTCGGCACGAGCCAGGGAGCGGGCCACGCGTACGCCAACTGGAGCGACGACACCTGGGACGTGCAGTTCTCCCATCGCGACATCGGCCCGGGGTTCAACCCCGAGGTCGGCTTCGTGCAGCGCACCGGAATCGAGGAGTCGGAGGGGTTCCTCGCCTGGTCCTGGCGCTCCCGCACGGCGCTCGTGCGCCGCGTCGAGCCGCACACGCGGCACATCTATACCTCGTGGCAGGACCACCACCTGGCGACACGGTTCCAGCACTGGGCGCTCTCTCTGGAGTTCCGCGACGGGTCCGGGATCGAAGTCGGCTACCAGCCGACGTTCGACAGCCTGCGCGAGACGTTCACCCTGGACGCGGGGGACGACGCCGACCCCGCCGACGACGTGGAGGTCCGTCCGGGCGCCTACCATCCGGCGTACTGGCTGCTGCGCTACGACGGGAACGCGAGCCGCCCGCTCTCCGCCTCGCTGGCGATGGAGGCGGGAGACTTCTTCGACGGCGAGTACCGCTTCGTCGACCTGGGGGCCACGGCCCGCATCTCGCGGCACGTGCGCTTCGGCACCGGAGTCAGGCGCACCGAGATCGACCTGCCGTCCCGCCCCGCCGACGCGACGTCGCCGGCCCTGCCCCCCTCGGAGTTCAACCCGACACTTCTCTACGCGCGGTGGGGTCTCTATGCCACGACCCGTCTTCTGGCCGACGTCTTCGTGCAGTACAACTCCGCTCTCGACGACCTCTCGACCAACCTGCGTTTCAACTACAAGTACCGCCCCGGGTCGGACCTCTACGTCGTGTACACGGAGCGCCGCGACCGCGAGGGGCTGCCGTCCGACGTGGTGGATCGCTCGCTGACTGTGAAGTGGACCTGCCTGTTCTCGTTCTGAGCGTTCCCGCGTCGATCCACGCCGTCCCTTTGCAACCGGGGCCGGTTTCTTCTATAATGCCCTCTCCCGCCACATCGCGCGGTGCTTCGGGGCTTCCGCCCCCAGGGGAGTCGTCACATGAAGACCGGGATCCATCCCGCGTACAAGCAGGTCACCGTCGTCTGCGCCTGCGGGGAGACCTTCGTCACCCGCTCGACCCGGGACGACCTGCGTCTCGAGATCTGCGCCAAGTGCCACCCCTTCTTCACCGGCAAGCAGAAGCTGATCGACTCGGCCGGCCGCGTGGAGCGCTTCCAGAAGCGCTACACCAAGACCCAGGACATGGCGGGGAAGGCGGCCGCGACCAAGGCCGCGGCAGGCAAGGTGGCGGCCGGCAAGGCGGCCGCGGCCAAGGCCGGAGCGGCCTCCGGCAAGTCCGCCTCCTAGATCCCGTGTCCCCGGCCCTTCCCAACAGCTAGGATCTGTTTTCTTTCCCACCGTGCGGGTGGCGTCCGTCCCCGCGCGGTGCTAGATTTTCGTCAAGGAGCGTCGTGACGTGGAGATTCTGAATCGTCTCGCGGCCATCGAGGACCGGTTCGAGCAGCTCGCGCACCAGATGAGCGATCCGTCGCTGGTCTCGGACCAGGACCGCTACCGTCAGGTCACCAAGAGCTACTCCGAGCTGGAGAAGACCGTCTCGAGGTACCGCGAGTACAAGGAGGTGGCGCGGCAGATCCAGGAGTCGCAGGCCCTCATGAACGACGAGGAGATGCGCGCCATGGCCCGCGAGGAGCTGCAGTCCCTGGAGCAGCGCCGGGAGGCCCTCCTGGCCGAGCTGCGCACCCTGCTCCTGCCGAAAGATCCGAACGACGAGAAGAACGTGATCGTCGAGATCCGGGCGGGGACCGGCGGCGAGGAGGCCTCGCTGTTCGCCGGCGAGCTGTTCCGCATGTACAGCCGCTACGCCGAGCGGCGCGGCTGGCAGGTCGAAGTGCTGACCATGAGCCAGACCGGCCTCGGGGGGCTCAAGGAGGCGATCGCGCTCATCTCCGGCAACAAGGTCTACAGCCGGCTGAAGCACGAGAGCGGCGTGCACCGCGTGCAGCGCGTGCCGGCCACCGAGTCGTCGGGACGCATCCACACGTCCACGGCCACCGTGGCCGTCCTGCCCGAGGCGGACGACGTGCAGATCGAGGTGAACGAGAAGGACCTCAGGGTCGACACCTTCTGCGCCACGGGGCCGGGCGGCCAGGGGGTCAACACGACCTACTCGGCGATCCGGATCACCCACCTGCCGACCGGGACCGTGGTGCAGTGCCAGGACGAGCGCTCGCAGCACAAGAACAAGGCGCGCGCCATGAAGGTCCTGCGCTCGCGCCTGCTCGACTTCGAGATCCAGAAGCAGCGCGACTCCATCGCGAAGGACCGCCGGAGCCAGGTCGGCACCGGCGAGCGCTCCGAGAAGATCCGCACCTACAACTTCCCGCAGAACCGGCTGACCGACCACCGCGTGAACCTCACGATCCACCGGCTGCCCGAGATCCTGGAAGGGGACCTCGACCCGGTCATCGAGCCGATCTCCGCCCACTTCCAGGCGGAGGCGTTGAAGGAAGAGGTGCGCGTCTGAGCAGCCGCAGCGCGTCCTCCCTGGTCGAGGAAGGGAGGACGGCCCTGCAGGCGGCCGGCGTCCCCGAGCCGCTCCGGGACGCCGAGGTCCTGCTGGCCTTCGTCCTGGGCGTCGAGACATCCGGCCTGCACGCCCGCCCCGACAGGCTGGTGGAGGCCCCGGTCGCATCGCGGTACCGCGATCTGGTCGCGAGGCGCGCCGCCCGCCAGCCCCTGCAGTACCTGACCGGCGTCCAGGAGTTCTGGTCGCTGGCGTTCAAGGTGACCCCGGCCGTCCTGATCCCGCGCCCCGAGACCGAGGGGCTCATCGAGGCCTTCCTGCGACTCTGCGAGTCGGCCGACCCGGTCGTCCTGGACATCGGCACCGGCAGTGGCTGTCTCGCGGTGACCGTCGCGCGGGAGATCCCCCGGGCGCGCGTCTTCGCGGGGGACCTCTCCGAGGAGGCGCTCGGCGTGGCCCGCGAGAACGCCGCCGCGCATGGAGTCGCCGCCCGGATCGAGTTCCGCCGCGGCGATCTGTTCGGGCCGTTCCGCGGGTCGGGCCCGGGCCCCGACCTGTCGGCACGCGCCGATTTCATCCTGACGAACCCGCCCTACCTCGGCGACGGCGAGTTCCCCGCCCTCATGCCGGAGGTGCGCGACCACGAGCCCCGGGCCGCCCTGTCGGCCGGCCCCGACCCCCTCGCCGTGCACCGCCGTCTCGCCCGCGAGTGCGGCGACTTCCTGAGGCCGGGCGGGTACCTGATCGCCGAGATGGGGCTCGGCCAGGAGGCGGCCCTGCGGGCCCTGTACGGCGGGCAGCCTCGCCTCGAGGTCACCGCCGTCCACGCGGACCTCGCCGGCATCCCGCGCGTCCTCGTCGTCCGCGCGCGCGGCTGACCGACCCGCTGCCGGCCAACCCCTCCCCGCTGCGGTCTGCCGCCGGGCGCCGCGATATACTTCAGCCATGAGTGAGCCCCTGCTCGTCGACCGGGCGCTGTCGATCGTCCTGGATGCCGCGCCCGTCCTGCCTTTCGAAGACGTGCCCATGGACGAGTCGCCGGGCCGCTACCTTCAGGAAGAGGTGCGCGCCGACCGCGACTACCCCGACTTCGACAAGTCGAGGATGGACGGATTCGCCGTCATCGCCGCCGACCTAAAGGACACGCTCCGGCCGCTGCGGATCCTGCAGGAGATCCCCGCCGGAATGGACCCGGCGGCCCTGAAGAAGGTGACCCCCGGCAGCGCGTCGCGCATCATGACCGGCGCCCCGGTCCCGCCGGGGGCCGACGCCGTCCTGATCGTGGAGGAGACCGAGCCGGTGCCGGGCGATCCGAGCACCGTCCGACCAAAGAGCGCCGTCCAGGCCGAGGCCAACCTCGCGCGTCGCGGCACAGACGTCCGCAAGGGGGAGGTCCTGCTCCGTCCCGGCGAGTTCATAGGGCCCGGCGAGATCGGCGTTTTGGCCTCCTGCGGCCGCACCCGCGTCCGTGTGGGCAGCCTGCCGCGCCTGGCGATTCTCGCCACCGGCGACGAGTTGGTCGAGCCCGACCGGCCCCCGGCCCCCGGCCGGATCCGAAACAGCAACGGCCCGCTCCTCCACGCGCTGGCGCGGCGCGCCGGAGTCCCGGCTCGCTACCTCGGCATCGCCCCCGACGACGAGGCCCCGCTCCGGCGGATGATCGAGGACGGTCTCTGCGACAACGTACTCGTCCTCTCGGGGGGTGTGTCCATGGGCGTCTACGACCTGGTCGGCAAGACGCTGCGCGCCGCCGGCGTCGAGATCCTCTTCGACAGGGTAGCGATCAGGCCCGGCAAACCGTTCACCTTCGGCCGTCGCGGCCGCACGCTCGTCTTCGGCTGCCCCGGCAATCCGGTCTCGACCTACGTCATCTTCCAGGTGTTCGCGCGGCCGGCGCTCCGACGGATGATGGGTTGCCCGGACCCCGTCCGGCCCCCCGTGCGCGGCGTCCTCAAGTCCTCCGTCCGCCAGCGTCCGGGCCGCGCCGGCTACGTCCAGGCCCGGACGCGGTGGAACGGGACGGCCTATGACGTCGAGGTCATCCCGAGCAGTGGGTCCGCCGATTTCGTCGCCTGCGCCCGCGGCAACGCCTTGGCCATCGTGCCCCCCGGCGTCTCCTCCATGGCGCCCGGCGACCCGATCGACGTGGTCCTGCTGGACGACCACGAGGCCCGCTGACCGTCCCGGTTGCAGCAAGCGCGCACCGCATCGAGTGGCCGAAGCCGTGCAGTACCGAACTTTCGACCGATACTCCCCCGGCGCGGGAAGCTGGGATTGGGGAATCAGCCTGTCGGATGGATCATCACAGGGGTTCCGCATCGGGGATAGCTGAACCCGGTCCGCGCCCAGTCGGGCCACGGAGTTAGCCCGGGATTCCCTTCCCGGAGGAAATTCGCGTTGACGAGAGCGAGGTTTTCGCTTGCATGTCTGATATATTAATGATATATCAGTCACGAGGAGGCCGGCATGCTCCCACGAACCGCCCTGCCCAAGGACCACCGCGCCCAGTATTCGAGGCTCCGGCTCCTGCTCAGGGAGCCCGGACTGATGCGCGGTACCCTCGTCGAGATGCGCCGCTCGTGTGGCAAGCCCTCCTGCCGGTGCCGCACCGATCCCGCGGCCCGCCATGGCGCGCTCTATCTGGCCCTCAGCCTCAACGGCAAGCACCGCACCGTCTACATCCCAGTTGAGTGGGAGACGCGGGTGCGGGAGTGGGTGGCACGTTATGCGGAGGTGCGACAGCTGCTCGAGCAGATCTCCCTGGGGTTTCTCGGGCGGCTGAAGAAGCGGGAGAGATAGCCCTGCTCCGGCGTTTCGCCGCCTACCTCGAGAGACGCTTCGGCTTTTCCCGTCTCCTGGAGGGACTGCACGACGGTCGGCTGCTGCCCCAGATCCCGACGCGCGCCGTTTGGCTGGCGGTCCTGGGGATGTATGTGCTGCGCGTGCGCAGCTTCAACGCGTTGGAGCAGGACCTGCGCCGTTCCCGGCGGTGGGAGGCGTGGGTCGGGGCTCGCAAACCGAGCGCCGACACCCTCGGCCGCGTCGTCGCCAGTATGTCAGCGGAGAAGACGCGCCAGATCCTGTCGGCCGTCCTGCACCGCGCGTGGCGCAGCAAGGCGATTCATCTCCGGCCGGGCGAGTCGTATCGGGTGGTGGCGGTCGATGGCCACGAGATCGGCGCCTCGCGGGCCCGCTGCTGCCCGCAATGCCTGGTGCGGGAGATCCCGTGCACCACCGGCACCGTGCGGGAGTACTACCACCGCTTCGTGGCCGCCCAGTGGGTCGGCGTCCTGCCCCCCGTCCTCCTCGACCTCGAGCTCATCCGTCCCGGCGAGGGCGAAGTCGCGGCGGCACGACGACTCCTTAAGCGCATCCTGCACCAGCACGCCCGCCTGATCGACGTGATCTCGGCCGACGCCCTGTATCTCGAGGCCCCCTTCCTCGAACCGATCCTGGACGCCGGCAAGCACGTGGTGATCGTCATGAAGCAAGAACGGCGGGAGCTGTTTCAGGACGCCGAGCAGCTGAAGTGTCTGGTCGCTCCCCAGGTCCTGGTGGAGGGACCCAAGACCACCCGCCTTTGGGACCTCTCCAACCTGTCGACCTTCACGACCCTCCGTCGGACCGTCCGGGTCGTCTGGGCGGAGGAACAGACGCGCCAACGCAAGATGGTCGGCGGGAGCCTCACCGACGTCCTGGAGGAGAAGACCTGGGTCTGGGTCACCGATCTCCTCGCCGCCACCGTGCTCCCCACCAAGATCCAACGCTGGGGTCACGACCGCTGGGTATCGAAGACCGGGGGTTCAACGAGCTCGTCACCCTGTGGCACCTGGACCACTACTTCATCCACGACCCCACCGCGATCGAGGTCCTCCTCCTCACCCTCGCCATCGCCTTCGCCACCACCTACCTCTTCTATGAACGCAATCTCAAGCCTCCCGTTCGCCGCCACCTCACGCGCCTGGCCCTGGCCGCCCGCATGGCCGATGACCTGACACTCCTTGACGGCGCCAGCGCCTGGTCGCGGCTTGAACCCTCGGGCTGAACCGGGGCCCGCCCCATCTGCCTGAAGCCCGCGCTCCCGCCGAGACCGCACCGGCGGCCCCGCGCCCAAACCTCCTTCCTACCCCGCGCGAGAGCGCCAGCCCTCTCCTCGCCCGCACCCCCCGAACTCTCCAAACGCCCTCCGCCCGAATCTCCATCCCTCCCAAACCCCATCCTGTCAGTCCGCAGCCGCAGGATGCGGAATCCTTGGGATCATCATTGGCTCCTTGACACTAGAACTAAAAGAGCGTAATAAGCCAGCCAAGCTTACTCTCTCGAGGAATCATTGGCCAAGCCACCCGTCGAACCTCCCAGTTCGCTGCGGCGCCCCCGTCTAGTCGAGCAGGGCAGAGAGGAATCACACAATGCATTCACCAAGATGGATCGCAACGCTCTTGATCCTGAGTTCTCTGAGCTTGGCCAGCACGTTTGCCGCAGACATCACGATCGACGCTCGCGCCTTGACTGAAAGGTACTTCAATCTCCAACCTGGTACTGGCTGTCTCGACGCTACGCAAGTGCAACAGCTCACGGTCGTTCCGGGGACCTATACGTTTGTGGGATGCTACACCGGTGGCGCACTCGATTTCGCTGTAGGTCAAGATGGAAACATCACCTACGATACTTCGTTGCAAGGCAAAATGGAGGGGGCGGGAACGCCCGCGCTCGTCGTGAACGGATTCAGTATCACGCTCGATTCCACCCCGTTGAGTGAGCCCGGCTATACATTTTATGGTCTCTCTCTTTCCTGTGTGACTGGGACGGAACCGCAAACGTGGAATCTCCTTCCTACCACGAGCTATCGCTATAGTTATCAGGTATGCCCCCGTGCGTCAGCAACCAGTTTTGTCGCGTTCTCTTTTGGAGTCGGGCTCGATGGAAACATTACCTACGATCCCTCTGATTACCTTGAAGGGGTCGGGACGAATAGACTCCTCGTAAAGGGATTCGAGATCCTAATTGACGCCCGCGCTCTGACGGAGAAACTCTTCGAGCTTTATGGTGTGCTGCAGCCAATGGATGGGAGCAGGGTGCAGCCGCTGAGGCTACTGCCGTCAACCTACCTCTTTCTCAACAGACCGAGTATCTCCCAATTCTATTTCGGTGTGGATGCGACCACGGGGTTCGTCACCTACGATCCCTCCTTGGAAGGGGTCGTGCACGGGGAGGGGAGCCGGCTCACCGTGAAAGGTTTCCCTATCACCTTGGATGCCACGAATCTCACGGAACCACGATTCCGGGTCGCTGGTGTGACCAGCTGTCTGAACGGGTGGCGGCCGCAGACAATGCAGCTACTCCCAGGCGGCACATTCACCTTCGTGGGATGCAGCAGCGGAGCAAGTTTCTCATTCTCCGTGGGAACGAACGGTCGTGTCGACTATTCTCCCGCGCTGGATCTTGTGGTAAAGGGCAGAGCCGTCGACAAGACCTTGAGAGTCGTCGGTGCCCACGTCATCGTCGCGCCAGATGTCGGTTTCGATAAGGATGTGTGGACTCCCCTAGACCCACATATCTCGTGTGCCGGGAGGCTCCATTTCACCGTGCTTCCGGAACAATACTCCGTGTGTGTGTCGGAGGACACATGCTATGCCTTCGTGGTCGCGCAGGATCGCAATCTCACACCCACGGAAATCACCACCCCCTACGGCAGATTTCAATTGCTCCTCGGACCGGATCCCTCCAAACCCGGCGATTTCTCATATCGACTCAAGTGTGACACAGTCGAACCGGCGTATATCAGCGGACGGGTGATCGTTGACCTCGACGAGAACTGCCGCGAGAACAGACCGGACGAGGTCGCTGTGGCCGCCGCGAAGGTCCGCATTACCAGCATTCCCAAACCAGGACAACCACGACCGACGTGGTACGCCTGGACCGGAGCCAACGGTCAGTACGTGGCACCGCTCCAGAGCGGGGATTACCTGGTTGAACTGGTCCCTACGAGCACGATCGGACCGGTGTGCCTGCAGCCCCACGTCGTGAGCGTGTCCCCGGGAGCTCCCTCGTCGGGCAACGACTTCTACGTTCGATATCGGTGCGCAGCTGTGGCGACCCTCACAGCCACATATGGCAACCCGGCGGTCTGCAACGGAAGACCGATCCAGTCCGCCTGCCCGACGGCTCGACAGCTCTATTGCGCCGATTTCAGGAATGCGGGTACCGTGCCTATTCTGGAGGCCGGTCCTCAACATCCCGTAGGACGCCTGACGGTCGATCTGGCTGATACAGCCGAATTCTCTGGCGAGACGGTCGTGAGCAACACGTGCCCGACGACCACGTCTGATTCACTCACCGCGGCACCGAACCTCTCCTGGGATCTCCAGAGCGCCCTTGCACCCCCGGGAATCAGCTGCAAGATCTGCGTCGAGTTGGAAGTCGTGGCGTGCGACAACTCATACCAGCCGGCGCGCCTCGTGACAAGGGCAGGCCTCGATGCGTTTTGCCCGCCCGAACCGCAATCAGGCACCACAAACTTCATAGCAGTTCGGCCGACGACGACATTGGTCGATCCCAGATCGGGCCTGCCCTATGAAGAGTGCAAATGCTCGTGCGACCCAAACGACAAAACGGTGCAGCCCTCGGGATGCGGTCCGGAGGGCTTCATTGGTCAGGACGAAGCGCTCACGTACATGATCCGCTTTCAGAACCTTGGGCTGACGCCCGCCCTCGACGTCGTCGTTCTGGATGCCATCGACCCGAATCTCGATCCCGACACCCTGGAAATCGTCACAACAAGCCATCCGTACACGTCGATCGCGATCCTTCCGAATAACGTGCTCGAATGGTCCTTCACGGGAATCAATCTACCTCACAGTACGCAAGACGAGCTGGGGAGCCAGGGGTTTATCATCTTCCGGATCAGGCCGAGAGCGGGGGTCCCGGACGGGACGGAATTCATCAACGGCGCGGCCATCTTCTTCGACCAGAACGCTCCTGAGATCACCAACGTGACGCTCAACACAGTCGGCCCGGCACAGATCGCCGATCTGGATGGCGATGGCCTCAGCCCCTGCCAGGGCGACTGCAACGATCTGGACCCCTCTGTGCATCCCGGTGCGCCGGAAATCTGCGACGGCAAGGACAACGACTGCGACGGTATCGTGGACGGACCGCAGGCCGCACCTGGAGAGGTCACGGGACTGAGCCTCGGCTCCGACAAGGCGACCGTCGCCTGGGATGCGGGCGCCGCCGCCTACGATGTGGTTCACGGGGCGCTCAACGAGCTGCCCGTGGGAGGCGGCGCGTCCGAATCCTGCCTGGCCTCGGGAACGGCGGCGACCACAGCTGTCGACAACAGCACCCCGAGCATGGGCAGGGGTTTCTGGTATCTGGTGCGGGCCACGAACGCATGCGGAGTTGGGTCGTATGGGCTGGCGAGTAATGGCTCAGAGAGATCGAGCGCTGCCTGTCCTTGAAGAGGCGGCGAAGAGTC
It includes:
- the prfA gene encoding peptide chain release factor 1, coding for MLNRLAAIEDRFEQLAHQMSDPSLVSDQDRYRQVTKSYSELEKTVSRYREYKEVARQIQESQALMNDEEMRAMAREELQSLEQRREALLAELRTLLLPKDPNDEKNVIVEIRAGTGGEEASLFAGELFRMYSRYAERRGWQVEVLTMSQTGLGGLKEAIALISGNKVYSRLKHESGVHRVQRVPATESSGRIHTSTATVAVLPEADDVQIEVNEKDLRVDTFCATGPGGQGVNTTYSAIRITHLPTGTVVQCQDERSQHKNKARAMKVLRSRLLDFEIQKQRDSIAKDRRSQVGTGERSEKIRTYNFPQNRLTDHRVNLTIHRLPEILEGDLDPVIEPISAHFQAEALKEEVRV
- the rpmE gene encoding 50S ribosomal protein L31, translating into MKTGIHPAYKQVTVVCACGETFVTRSTRDDLRLEICAKCHPFFTGKQKLIDSAGRVERFQKRYTKTQDMAGKAAATKAAAGKVAAGKAAAAKAGAASGKSAS
- the glp gene encoding gephyrin-like molybdotransferase Glp — encoded protein: MSEPLLVDRALSIVLDAAPVLPFEDVPMDESPGRYLQEEVRADRDYPDFDKSRMDGFAVIAADLKDTLRPLRILQEIPAGMDPAALKKVTPGSASRIMTGAPVPPGADAVLIVEETEPVPGDPSTVRPKSAVQAEANLARRGTDVRKGEVLLRPGEFIGPGEIGVLASCGRTRVRVGSLPRLAILATGDELVEPDRPPAPGRIRNSNGPLLHALARRAGVPARYLGIAPDDEAPLRRMIEDGLCDNVLVLSGGVSMGVYDLVGKTLRAAGVEILFDRVAIRPGKPFTFGRRGRTLVFGCPGNPVSTYVIFQVFARPALRRMMGCPDPVRPPVRGVLKSSVRQRPGRAGYVQARTRWNGTAYDVEVIPSSGSADFVACARGNALAIVPPGVSSMAPGDPIDVVLLDDHEAR
- a CDS encoding DUF6788 family protein — protein: MLPRTALPKDHRAQYSRLRLLLREPGLMRGTLVEMRRSCGKPSCRCRTDPAARHGALYLALSLNGKHRTVYIPVEWETRVREWVARYAEVRQLLEQISLGFLGRLKKRER
- the prmC gene encoding peptide chain release factor N(5)-glutamine methyltransferase; protein product: MVEEGRTALQAAGVPEPLRDAEVLLAFVLGVETSGLHARPDRLVEAPVASRYRDLVARRAARQPLQYLTGVQEFWSLAFKVTPAVLIPRPETEGLIEAFLRLCESADPVVLDIGTGSGCLAVTVAREIPRARVFAGDLSEEALGVARENAAAHGVAARIEFRRGDLFGPFRGSGPGPDLSARADFILTNPPYLGDGEFPALMPEVRDHEPRAALSAGPDPLAVHRRLARECGDFLRPGGYLIAEMGLGQEAALRALYGGQPRLEVTAVHADLAGIPRVLVVRARG
- a CDS encoding putative metal-binding motif-containing protein; this translates as MILSSLSLASTFAADITIDARALTERYFNLQPGTGCLDATQVQQLTVVPGTYTFVGCYTGGALDFAVGQDGNITYDTSLQGKMEGAGTPALVVNGFSITLDSTPLSEPGYTFYGLSLSCVTGTEPQTWNLLPTTSYRYSYQVCPRASATSFVAFSFGVGLDGNITYDPSDYLEGVGTNRLLVKGFEILIDARALTEKLFELYGVLQPMDGSRVQPLRLLPSTYLFLNRPSISQFYFGVDATTGFVTYDPSLEGVVHGEGSRLTVKGFPITLDATNLTEPRFRVAGVTSCLNGWRPQTMQLLPGGTFTFVGCSSGASFSFSVGTNGRVDYSPALDLVVKGRAVDKTLRVVGAHVIVAPDVGFDKDVWTPLDPHISCAGRLHFTVLPEQYSVCVSEDTCYAFVVAQDRNLTPTEITTPYGRFQLLLGPDPSKPGDFSYRLKCDTVEPAYISGRVIVDLDENCRENRPDEVAVAAAKVRITSIPKPGQPRPTWYAWTGANGQYVAPLQSGDYLVELVPTSTIGPVCLQPHVVSVSPGAPSSGNDFYVRYRCAAVATLTATYGNPAVCNGRPIQSACPTARQLYCADFRNAGTVPILEAGPQHPVGRLTVDLADTAEFSGETVVSNTCPTTTSDSLTAAPNLSWDLQSALAPPGISCKICVELEVVACDNSYQPARLVTRAGLDAFCPPEPQSGTTNFIAVRPTTTLVDPRSGLPYEECKCSCDPNDKTVQPSGCGPEGFIGQDEALTYMIRFQNLGLTPALDVVVLDAIDPNLDPDTLEIVTTSHPYTSIAILPNNVLEWSFTGINLPHSTQDELGSQGFIIFRIRPRAGVPDGTEFINGAAIFFDQNAPEITNVTLNTVGPAQIADLDGDGLSPCQGDCNDLDPSVHPGAPEICDGKDNDCDGIVDGPQAAPGEVTGLSLGSDKATVAWDAGAAAYDVVHGALNELPVGGGASESCLASGTAATTAVDNSTPSMGRGFWYLVRATNACGVGSYGLASNGSERSSAACP